In Xiphias gladius isolate SHS-SW01 ecotype Sanya breed wild chromosome 5, ASM1685928v1, whole genome shotgun sequence, the following are encoded in one genomic region:
- the ift74 gene encoding intraflagellar transport protein 74 homolog isoform X1: MASQRPPSSMGRPISRSGSVVPGAGRPPTAVRPPPTAIRVATGMVPGTSSHLGVRGGIPVATPGVLSAQIKVTDRPVTQQGLSGMKTGMKGPQRQILDKSYYLGLLRSKLNELTTETSKLHKEIDNYNQENSVYLSYERRAEGLAAEIKDLQGHLADYNMLVDKLNTNTEMEEMLNDYNILKAQNDSEAESIDSIFTERRKREEAIRAIEEEVRRERRVADEVVQSMPAAKQEKYFTMATANEELLQELTVLQEELDILITRKEDYEAELAHSQIKQEVVQLHKTLSALEANRDAMEAEQKSLGSPQEEREKLFRQVKEDNQEIASMEKQLTEIRDRIRQITEEIRRLEQDSEEAEGECKQKYKELKRKEEEIDRFLESFEESRAQEQKKMTQSQENIVSLLEHCSRNMLRLRQLDTVTASELRNMQEVLVSKETDVVQSESTARGLTTESQRLQQDLEKVQQLEGKITGELSSLKERFSTMESELHTYRDLDTLRLTAEEKKKRLQEDRVLLTQRRDSFRQLLEEMNQQYEALKTKLQENETHAQLANLERKWQHLEQNNYVMKEFIASKSQESDYASVAKKVSHHVSDYNKCLVDSLQNNRS, encoded by the exons ATGGCGAGCCAGCGGCCTCCTTCAAGCATGGGCCGTCCAATTAGCCGCAGTGGATCTGTCGTCCCTGGTGCTGGAAGACCCCCAACGGCCGTCCGACCTCCTCCTACAGCTATACGTGTTGCAACTGGG ATGGTTCCAGGTACAAGTAGTCATCTTGGTGTGAGGGGCGGGATCCCAGTTGCCACCCCTGGAGTCCTGTCAGCACAGATCAAAGTGACTGACAGGCCTGTCACCCAACAAGGGCTCAGCGGGATGAAGACTGGCATGAAAG GACCTCAGAGACAGATTCTGGATAAGTCCTACTACTTGGGCCTTCTCAG GAGTAAGCTCAACGAGTTGACCACAGAGACCAGCAAACTGCACAAAGAGATTGACAACTACAACCAAGAAAATTCTGTCTACCTCTCCTATGAGAGGAG AGCTGAAGGTCTGGCTGCAGAGATTAAGGATTTACAAGGCCATCTTGCTGACTACAACATG CTGGTGGACAAGCTCAACACCAACACAGAAATGGAGGAAATGTTAAATGACTACAACATT TTGAAAGCCCAGAATGACAGTGAGGCTGAAAGCATTGACAGCATCTTCACTGAGAGGAGGAA AAGAGAGGAGGCAATCAGGGCCATTGAAGAGGAGGTCAGGAGGGAAAGGCGGGTTGCTGACGAGGTTGTCCAATCAATGCCAGCTGCAAAGCAAGAGAAGTAtttcaccatggcaacagccaATGAGGAACTGCTACAG gaGCTAACTGTTctccaggaggagctggacaTTCTGATAACAAGGAAGGAGGACTACGAAGCA GAGCTGGCCCACTCGcaaataaaacaggaagtggTGCAGCTTCATAAGACTCTGTCAGCGCTGGAGGCAAATCGGGATGCCATGGAGGCTGAGCAAAAGAGCCTAGGTTCACcccaggaggagagagagaagttatTCAGACAG GTGAAGGAAGACAACCAGGAAATTGCCAGCATGGAGAAACA gctcACGGAGATCAGAGACCGGATCAGACAAATCACAGAGGAGATCCGACGGCTCGAGCAGGACTCAGAGGAAGCTGAGG gGGAGTgtaaacagaaatacaaagagctgaagaggaaagaggaggaaattgaCC GCTTCCTGGAGTCCTTTGAGGAGTCCAGGGCTCAAGAGCAGAAGAAGATGACACAGAGCCAGGAGAACATCGTCTCCCTCCTGGAACACTGCAgcagg aaTATGTTGCGGCTACGTCAGTTGGATACAGTGACAGCCAGTGAGCTGAGGAACATGCAGGAGGTGCTGGTCAGCAAGGAGACTGATGTGGTCCAATCAGAGAGCACCGCCAGGGGGCTGACAACAG AGTCCCAGCGTCTGCAGCAGGACCTGGAGAAggtgcagcagctggaggggaaGATCACAGGAGAGCTCAGCAGCCTGAAGGAGCGCTTCAGCACCATGGAGTCTGAGCTGCACACCTACCGAGACCTGGACACCCTGAGACTCACTgcggaggagaagaagaag AGACTGCAGGAGGACCGGGTATTGCTGACTCAGCGTCGGGATTCATTCAGACAGCTGTTGGAGGAGATGAACCAGCAATATGAAGCTCTGAAGACCAAACTGCAAGAAAACGAGACTCATGCTCAG CTAGCTAACCTGGAGAGGAAGTGGCAACACTTGGAGCAGAACAACTATGTAATGAAAGAGT TCATCGCTTCCAAATCTCAGGAGAGTGACTACGCCTCAGTTGCCAAGAAGGTCTCTCATCATGTGTCGGACTACAACAAGTGTCTCGTAGACTCACTACAGAACAACAGGAGTTGA
- the ift74 gene encoding intraflagellar transport protein 74 homolog isoform X2, with protein MASQRPPSSMGRPISRSGSVVPGAGRPPTAVRPPPTAIRVATGMVPGTSSHLGVRGGIPVATPGVLSAQIKVTDRPVTQQGLSGMKTGMKGPQRQILDKSYYLGLLRSKLNELTTETSKLHKEIDNYNQENSVYLSYERRAEGLAAEIKDLQGHLADYNMLVDKLNTNTEMEEMLNDYNILKAQNDSEAESIDSIFTERRKREEAIRAIEEEVRRERRVADEVVQSMPAAKQEKYFTMATANEELLQELTVLQEELDILITRKEDYEAELAHSQIKQEVVQLHKTLSALEANRDAMEAEQKSLGSPQEEREKLFRQVKEDNQEIASMEKQLTEIRDRIRQITEEIRRLEQDSEEAEGECKQKYKELKRKEEEIDRFLESFEESRAQEQKKMTQSQENIVSLLEHCSRLDTVTASELRNMQEVLVSKETDVVQSESTARGLTTESQRLQQDLEKVQQLEGKITGELSSLKERFSTMESELHTYRDLDTLRLTAEEKKKRLQEDRVLLTQRRDSFRQLLEEMNQQYEALKTKLQENETHAQLANLERKWQHLEQNNYVMKEFIASKSQESDYASVAKKVSHHVSDYNKCLVDSLQNNRS; from the exons ATGGCGAGCCAGCGGCCTCCTTCAAGCATGGGCCGTCCAATTAGCCGCAGTGGATCTGTCGTCCCTGGTGCTGGAAGACCCCCAACGGCCGTCCGACCTCCTCCTACAGCTATACGTGTTGCAACTGGG ATGGTTCCAGGTACAAGTAGTCATCTTGGTGTGAGGGGCGGGATCCCAGTTGCCACCCCTGGAGTCCTGTCAGCACAGATCAAAGTGACTGACAGGCCTGTCACCCAACAAGGGCTCAGCGGGATGAAGACTGGCATGAAAG GACCTCAGAGACAGATTCTGGATAAGTCCTACTACTTGGGCCTTCTCAG GAGTAAGCTCAACGAGTTGACCACAGAGACCAGCAAACTGCACAAAGAGATTGACAACTACAACCAAGAAAATTCTGTCTACCTCTCCTATGAGAGGAG AGCTGAAGGTCTGGCTGCAGAGATTAAGGATTTACAAGGCCATCTTGCTGACTACAACATG CTGGTGGACAAGCTCAACACCAACACAGAAATGGAGGAAATGTTAAATGACTACAACATT TTGAAAGCCCAGAATGACAGTGAGGCTGAAAGCATTGACAGCATCTTCACTGAGAGGAGGAA AAGAGAGGAGGCAATCAGGGCCATTGAAGAGGAGGTCAGGAGGGAAAGGCGGGTTGCTGACGAGGTTGTCCAATCAATGCCAGCTGCAAAGCAAGAGAAGTAtttcaccatggcaacagccaATGAGGAACTGCTACAG gaGCTAACTGTTctccaggaggagctggacaTTCTGATAACAAGGAAGGAGGACTACGAAGCA GAGCTGGCCCACTCGcaaataaaacaggaagtggTGCAGCTTCATAAGACTCTGTCAGCGCTGGAGGCAAATCGGGATGCCATGGAGGCTGAGCAAAAGAGCCTAGGTTCACcccaggaggagagagagaagttatTCAGACAG GTGAAGGAAGACAACCAGGAAATTGCCAGCATGGAGAAACA gctcACGGAGATCAGAGACCGGATCAGACAAATCACAGAGGAGATCCGACGGCTCGAGCAGGACTCAGAGGAAGCTGAGG gGGAGTgtaaacagaaatacaaagagctgaagaggaaagaggaggaaattgaCC GCTTCCTGGAGTCCTTTGAGGAGTCCAGGGCTCAAGAGCAGAAGAAGATGACACAGAGCCAGGAGAACATCGTCTCCCTCCTGGAACACTGCAgcagg TTGGATACAGTGACAGCCAGTGAGCTGAGGAACATGCAGGAGGTGCTGGTCAGCAAGGAGACTGATGTGGTCCAATCAGAGAGCACCGCCAGGGGGCTGACAACAG AGTCCCAGCGTCTGCAGCAGGACCTGGAGAAggtgcagcagctggaggggaaGATCACAGGAGAGCTCAGCAGCCTGAAGGAGCGCTTCAGCACCATGGAGTCTGAGCTGCACACCTACCGAGACCTGGACACCCTGAGACTCACTgcggaggagaagaagaag AGACTGCAGGAGGACCGGGTATTGCTGACTCAGCGTCGGGATTCATTCAGACAGCTGTTGGAGGAGATGAACCAGCAATATGAAGCTCTGAAGACCAAACTGCAAGAAAACGAGACTCATGCTCAG CTAGCTAACCTGGAGAGGAAGTGGCAACACTTGGAGCAGAACAACTATGTAATGAAAGAGT TCATCGCTTCCAAATCTCAGGAGAGTGACTACGCCTCAGTTGCCAAGAAGGTCTCTCATCATGTGTCGGACTACAACAAGTGTCTCGTAGACTCACTACAGAACAACAGGAGTTGA
- the ift74 gene encoding intraflagellar transport protein 74 homolog isoform X3 — protein sequence MASQRPPSSMGRPISRSGSVVPGAGRPPTAVRPPPTAIRVATGMVPGTSSHLGVRGGIPVATPGVLSAQIKVTDRPVTQQGLSGMKTGMKGPQRQILDKSYYLGLLRSKLNELTTETSKLHKEIDNYNQENSVYLSYERRAEGLAAEIKDLQGHLADYNMLVDKLNTNTEMEEMLNDYNILKAQNDSEAESIDSIFTERRKREEAIRAIEEEVRRERRVADEVVQSMPAAKQEKYFTMATANEELLQELTVLQEELDILITRKEDYEAELAHSQIKQEVVQLHKTLSALEANRDAMEAEQKSLGSPQEEREKLFRQVKEDNQEIASMEKQLTEIRDRIRQITEEIRRLEQDSEEAEGFLESFEESRAQEQKKMTQSQENIVSLLEHCSRNMLRLRQLDTVTASELRNMQEVLVSKETDVVQSESTARGLTTESQRLQQDLEKVQQLEGKITGELSSLKERFSTMESELHTYRDLDTLRLTAEEKKKRLQEDRVLLTQRRDSFRQLLEEMNQQYEALKTKLQENETHAQLANLERKWQHLEQNNYVMKEFIASKSQESDYASVAKKVSHHVSDYNKCLVDSLQNNRS from the exons ATGGCGAGCCAGCGGCCTCCTTCAAGCATGGGCCGTCCAATTAGCCGCAGTGGATCTGTCGTCCCTGGTGCTGGAAGACCCCCAACGGCCGTCCGACCTCCTCCTACAGCTATACGTGTTGCAACTGGG ATGGTTCCAGGTACAAGTAGTCATCTTGGTGTGAGGGGCGGGATCCCAGTTGCCACCCCTGGAGTCCTGTCAGCACAGATCAAAGTGACTGACAGGCCTGTCACCCAACAAGGGCTCAGCGGGATGAAGACTGGCATGAAAG GACCTCAGAGACAGATTCTGGATAAGTCCTACTACTTGGGCCTTCTCAG GAGTAAGCTCAACGAGTTGACCACAGAGACCAGCAAACTGCACAAAGAGATTGACAACTACAACCAAGAAAATTCTGTCTACCTCTCCTATGAGAGGAG AGCTGAAGGTCTGGCTGCAGAGATTAAGGATTTACAAGGCCATCTTGCTGACTACAACATG CTGGTGGACAAGCTCAACACCAACACAGAAATGGAGGAAATGTTAAATGACTACAACATT TTGAAAGCCCAGAATGACAGTGAGGCTGAAAGCATTGACAGCATCTTCACTGAGAGGAGGAA AAGAGAGGAGGCAATCAGGGCCATTGAAGAGGAGGTCAGGAGGGAAAGGCGGGTTGCTGACGAGGTTGTCCAATCAATGCCAGCTGCAAAGCAAGAGAAGTAtttcaccatggcaacagccaATGAGGAACTGCTACAG gaGCTAACTGTTctccaggaggagctggacaTTCTGATAACAAGGAAGGAGGACTACGAAGCA GAGCTGGCCCACTCGcaaataaaacaggaagtggTGCAGCTTCATAAGACTCTGTCAGCGCTGGAGGCAAATCGGGATGCCATGGAGGCTGAGCAAAAGAGCCTAGGTTCACcccaggaggagagagagaagttatTCAGACAG GTGAAGGAAGACAACCAGGAAATTGCCAGCATGGAGAAACA gctcACGGAGATCAGAGACCGGATCAGACAAATCACAGAGGAGATCCGACGGCTCGAGCAGGACTCAGAGGAAGCTGAGG GCTTCCTGGAGTCCTTTGAGGAGTCCAGGGCTCAAGAGCAGAAGAAGATGACACAGAGCCAGGAGAACATCGTCTCCCTCCTGGAACACTGCAgcagg aaTATGTTGCGGCTACGTCAGTTGGATACAGTGACAGCCAGTGAGCTGAGGAACATGCAGGAGGTGCTGGTCAGCAAGGAGACTGATGTGGTCCAATCAGAGAGCACCGCCAGGGGGCTGACAACAG AGTCCCAGCGTCTGCAGCAGGACCTGGAGAAggtgcagcagctggaggggaaGATCACAGGAGAGCTCAGCAGCCTGAAGGAGCGCTTCAGCACCATGGAGTCTGAGCTGCACACCTACCGAGACCTGGACACCCTGAGACTCACTgcggaggagaagaagaag AGACTGCAGGAGGACCGGGTATTGCTGACTCAGCGTCGGGATTCATTCAGACAGCTGTTGGAGGAGATGAACCAGCAATATGAAGCTCTGAAGACCAAACTGCAAGAAAACGAGACTCATGCTCAG CTAGCTAACCTGGAGAGGAAGTGGCAACACTTGGAGCAGAACAACTATGTAATGAAAGAGT TCATCGCTTCCAAATCTCAGGAGAGTGACTACGCCTCAGTTGCCAAGAAGGTCTCTCATCATGTGTCGGACTACAACAAGTGTCTCGTAGACTCACTACAGAACAACAGGAGTTGA
- the LOC120790244 gene encoding leucine-rich repeat-containing protein 19-like produces the protein MQRWQEPLLLLCLTAVVAVNIAEAVDASEVKNLTNKYLQVIPPSGSSSVTKLVIEGTMITLNEMDKLALASYPTLAELHLDGNRVTAVPAKYFSVVPHLRVLSLSRNSISCLDPQAFFGLDALTVLDLSNNLLTSLPTQLFRQLKNLQVLNLQENPWNCSCPLLGGIGEVTAANLNIEGQRVTCASPEKQAGQDLLNATAACYPSTSPTFTTDPQKPPTPDNSQQSWGSPNMLMTTLSSSQNHSINRDQTPVLGNTWKFTACVVALALTTSMLIVCAIKGPSWYKLFHNYRHRQLDQVDDEEEDVVSTVFSETGRYLNHQTFTFAQDNWQTEEEEEDGYFEDPYIKRED, from the exons ATGCAGAGGTGGCAGGAACCTCTCCTACTGCTGTGTTTGACTGCAGTGGTAGCCGTGAATATCGCTGAGGCTGTGGATGCATCG gaGGTAAAGAACTTGACCAACAAGTATCTGCAAGTCATTCCTCCTAGTGGCAGCAGCTCTGTTACTAAACTGGTGATTGAAGGGACCATGATCACTCTGAATGAGATGGACAAACTAGCCCTGGCTAGTTATCCCACACTGGCAGAACTCCACTTGGATGGTAACCGGGTGACTGCAGTACCAGCCAAGTACTTCTCTGTGGTACCACACCTCAGAGTGCTATCTCTGTCCAGGAACAGTATCAGCTG CCTAGATCCTCAGGCTTTCTTTGGTCTAGATGCTCTAACAGTGCTGGACCTGTCCAACAACCTGCTGACAAGTCTGCCTACACAGCTATTCAGACAGCTAAAGAATCTACAG GTGCTGAACCTACAGGAAAACCCCTGGAATTGTTCCTGTCCACTGCTGGGCGGCATTGGAGAGGTCACAGCAGCAAATTTGAACATTG AGGGACAACGAGTCACCTGTGCTTCTCCAGAAAAGCAGGCTGGACAAGATCTTTTAAATGCTACAGCTGCGTGTTACCCATCGACATCACCCACCTTCACTACAGACCCACAAAAACCACCAACACCAGACAACTCTCAGCAGTCTTGGGGTTCACCCAATATGCTGATGACCACACTGTCTTCAAGCCAGAACCACAGCATAAACAGAG ACCAGACCCCTGTGCTCGGAAACACATGGAAATTCACAGCATGTGTTGTAGCCTTGGCACTAACTACCTCCATGCTCATTGTATGTGCCATCAAGGGGCCTTCCTGGTATAAGCTCTTCCACAACTACCGTCATCGGCAGCTAGACCAAgtggatgatgaggaggaggacgtTGTGTCAACGGTCTTTTCAGAAACGGGGAGATACCTCAACCATCAGACATTCACCTTCGCGCAAGATAATTGgcagacagaagaagaggaggaagatgggTATTTTGAAGATCCATACATCAAGAGGGAAGATTGA